The genomic segment GCGTGGACTTCCTGCTGGACGTCAACGTGCTGATCGCACGGGCGGACTCTCGCCACGAACATCATGCGCGTTGCCGTCGTTGGGAAAACGCACATGCCGCCGCCGCTCTGTGTACCTGTCCGTTGACCGAGAACGGTTTCCTTCGCATCTATGGTCATCCCAGATATCCCGGCGGTCCCGGTTCGCCGGGCGAGGCACTGGTCGAGCTCCGCTACCTCCTTGCTTTTCCCTCTCATCGGTTCTTGCCTGCCGACCTCACCGTGGCGCACGCGCCGACATTCGGAGACCTCCGCGGCGTCACTCCGAAGCAACTGGCGGATCTCTACCTGCTCGCCGTTGCCTTGCGGCATGGCGTCCGGTTCGCCACGCTGGACGAAGCCGTGCCGGCAACGCTGATTTCCGGCGGACCCGCGGCGCTCCATGTGATTCCGCCGGAAGGGGCGTGATGCAGACGAGGCGGCTCGCGGCCTCCGGAGCGGTTGTTGCGCCCGACGGCTCGCGGATTCGCGAGCTGGTCACCGTCGCGCGCGGCAGCATGGTGCATTGCACGCTGCCGAAGGGCGCGGCTTCCAGCGCGGTCGTTCACGCCACGGTCGACGAGGCGTGGTACTTCCTGGCCGGGGCGGGTCAGGTCTGGCGCAATCAGGACGGAGCCGAGTCGGTGGTCGACGTCGAGGCCGGCGTGGCGCTGACCATCGAGTGCGGGACGCATTTCCAGTTCCGCAATACGGGCGACGAGGACCTCCACTTCGTCATCGCGACGATGCCGCCGTGGCCCGGCGCGCAGGAGGCGCGACGAGTGAGGAATCACTGGCCGGTGCCGCGGGCGGGCGCAGCTTCCGACGTGTGACCGCGGATTTCCGGCGGGTCCCGGATCCGCCGGGTCCCGGATCCGGCGAGTCCGCAGACGCCGGTTCCGTTGCGGCCTGGTCGGCCTTCGACGCGGCCCGAACCCTACCTGAGAACGCGGATACGGTGCGCCTCGCTGTCTCCTACGTAGAGTGCGCCGGCCTCGTCCACCCAGATCCCGTGCGGCCGGTTCATCCTGCAGCGCCGCGGCTCGGGCTCCGGCCCGTCGCCCCGCTCGCCGGTCCCGAGGGCCGTCGTGATGATGCCGGTCGCGACGTTGATGCGCCGGATCACGTGGTTCTCCGTGTCGGCGACGTAGAGCGTGCCGTCGGCAGCGTAGGCGAGCCCCTTAGGACCGGCCAGGGTCGCCTCGCGGGCCGGGCCGCCGTCGCCGGTGTAGCCCTGCTCGCCGGTGCCCGCCACGTGGTGGATGGTCTCGTTCGCGAGGTCGATGCGGTAGATGGCGTTTCCCTCCCGCAACGCGAGATAGAGGTTGCCGTCCGGATCCAGCGCCATCGCGCGCGGTCCATTCAGCGGCGTTCCCGCCAGCGGCGCGCCGTCGGGCGTCGGCTCGCGCTCGCCGGTGCCGGCGAAGGTCTCGATGAGTCCGGTCTCGAGGTCTACGCGCCGCATCCGGTGATTGCCGATGTCGCAGATCAGCAGGCGCCCGTCCGGCGCGAAGACGATGCTGTGCGGGGCGCGGAGCTGCGCCTCGGCCGCCGGCCCGCCGTCGCCGGAGAACCCGGCCTCGCCGGTGCCGGCCACCGTGGAGATGATTCCCGTCTGCATGTCGACCTTGCGGACCGCGTGGTTGTCGCGCTCGACGATGTAGAGGTCTCCCCGCGCATCGAACTGGATCTCGTGCGGCATGTTCAGCATGGCGTCCGTCGCCTGCCCGCCGTCGCCGCCGTAACCCCGCTCGCCGTTGCCGGCAATCGTCGTCGTCCTCCCCGTCGCCAGGTTCAGGCGCCGGATCATCTGGTTGTCGAGGTCGCAGAAGTAGAGCGCGCCGTCGGGTCCGATCACCACCCCGTAGGGGTTGTTGACCTGCATGTCCGACAGGCCCGGCTCGCCGTCGCCGATGATCGTGGACACCTCGCCGAAGACCTGGAAGGTCTGCTCCAGCGTGATCGCCGTGCCGGCGTTCGCGTCGCGCACCTCGGCGCGCACCAAGTAGCGGCCGAGCGCATCGGCGTCGGTGAGATCGATTCCCGCGTAGCCGACGGACAGGCCGATGGTGCCGGCCACCGGCGCGGGCTTGGCCCGCCACAGCTCCAGGCCGGGGGCCTGGAAGAGCGAGGTGCCGTCCGGGCGGATCACCTCCAGGTCGAACGCCGTGTCGCACAGGCCGACGCGGTTCTCGGCGCAGCCGATGAAGAAGATGAACGGCGCGAGCGGCTGTCCGCGCCGGCCGATGCGGGTCGTGCTGATGGAGACCCCGGGGGTGCGCTGCACCCAGGCCTCGAGGAACTCGTCCGGGCGGTTCGACAGCACCAGCATGGCGCCGAAGCCGTTCTGCAGCTTGCGCCAGGACTCGTCGGGGAGCGGCCTTCCGCCGCTGTGCCACTGGCCCGTGGCCGGGGCCGCCAGCGCGATGCCCAGAAGTGCGGCGAGGATGAGCGTCGGAAGCGTTCGCGCCTGTCTTTTCATCGTCTTGCCTAGAAGGTGGCGATAGGGTTGAGCGGCGATCCCATGCCCTTCTCGATGCGGAGCGGTGCGGCCACGAAGAGGAACTCGTAGCGGCCCAGCTCGCGCGCCGTCGCCGCGAGGTCGTCGAAGTCGAGGTTGTCGAAGATGCCGACGCCGAGCGCGACGAGGGCCAGCCGGTGGATCGGCAATCGGACGTCGTCGGAGAACTCGTGCGGAAACGCGTCGTTCCACATGTCGTGGCCGATGAAGGAGACGCCCCGTTCCTTCAGGTAGTACGCCACGTCGGCATGGTAGCCGGCCACGCCCTCCTCGGACGGGTTCCAGGGCCCGAGCGTCGCCCGCCGCTTCCACCGGCCGGTGTGCAGCAGGATGACGTCCCCCGGCTCGACCCGCACGCCCTGGATGCGCTCGAGCTCTTCGAGATCCGCCGCGCGAATCGCCGTGCCCGGTTCCACCCATCCCTCTCCGGAGTCCTTCCCAGGCAGCAGCGTCGCATCGAACAGGATGCCGCGCGTGAAGATGCCTTCCCGCAGCGCGTGGATGCTTCCCTGCGGGCAACCCTCCGCCGCCCTGACCTGCTCGAC from the Acidobacteriota bacterium genome contains:
- a CDS encoding PIN domain-containing protein — protein: MSVDFLLDVNVLIARADSRHEHHARCRRWENAHAAAALCTCPLTENGFLRIYGHPRYPGGPGSPGEALVELRYLLAFPSHRFLPADLTVAHAPTFGDLRGVTPKQLADLYLLAVALRHGVRFATLDEAVPATLISGGPAALHVIPPEGA
- a CDS encoding cupin domain-containing protein codes for the protein MQTRRLAASGAVVAPDGSRIRELVTVARGSMVHCTLPKGAASSAVVHATVDEAWYFLAGAGQVWRNQDGAESVVDVEAGVALTIECGTHFQFRNTGDEDLHFVIATMPPWPGAQEARRVRNHWPVPRAGAASDV
- a CDS encoding cyclase family protein → MFTHALRPGVVPVLVALLIGAAAVTVDSQTRPAMTTEAEFLHAMEELSNWGRWGPDDGLGAANLITPDKRKAAAALVTEGRSVSLAHDIIQAPTLEGQWYLDRQVVNVSETGASDRYQYTGTYHGVIHSHLDSVACHVMFDGKGYNGVTVEQVRAAEGCPQGSIHALREGIFTRGILFDATLLPGKDSGEGWVEPGTAIRAADLEELERIQGVRVEPGDVILLHTGRWKRRATLGPWNPSEEGVAGYHADVAYYLKERGVSFIGHDMWNDAFPHEFSDDVRLPIHRLALVALGVGIFDNLDFDDLAATARELGRYEFLFVAAPLRIEKGMGSPLNPIATF